Part of the Kitasatospora sp. NBC_01266 genome, AGACGGTGATCGCCTGCTGCGCGGCGCCGCCGTTGTGGGTCGGCACGGTGAAGTCGACCCGGGCGCCCTCGGAGCGGCCGATCCAGTTGCGCTGCTGCAGCTTGATCGCTTCGGGCCAGTCCAGCTGGTCCAGGTCGGCGATCAGGCGGTCGCCGTACGCGGTGATCCGCATCATCCACTGGCGCAGCTTGGACTTGAAGACCGGGAAGTTGCCGCGCTCCGAGCGGCCGTCCGCGGTGACCTCCTCATTGGCCAGCACGGTGCCCAGCCCGGGGCACCAGTTGACCGGCACCTCCTTGCTGTACGCCAGGCGGTACTCGCCCAGCACCTCCTCGCGCTCCGCGCCGGACAGCTCGGACCAGGCGCGGCCGTCCGGGGTCGGGCGGGAGCCGTCGGCGAAGGCCGCGACCAGCTCGGCGATCGGGCGGGCCGCGTTCGCGGCCGGGTCGTACCAGGAGTTGAAGATCTGCAGGAAGATCCACTGGGTCCAGCGGTAGTACTCCGGGTCGATGGTGGAGATCGACCGGCGGGAGTCGTGGCCCAGGCCCAGGCGGCGCAGCTGGGCGCGCATGTTGGCGATCGCGGCCTCGGTGGAGACCCGGGGGTGCACGCCGGTGGCCACCGCGTGCTGCTCGGCGGGCAGGCCGAAGGCGTCGTAGCCCAGGGTGTGCAGCACGTTGTGGCCGGTCATCCGCTGGAACCGGGCGTAGACGTCGGTGGCGATGTACCCCAGCGGGTGGCCGACGTGCAGGCCCGCGCCGGAGGGGTACGGGAACATGTCCATGATGAAGGCGTGCGGCTTGGCGGCGACCTCACCGGCCGCGGCGCTCTGCGAGGCCAGCGGGCCGGCCGGGTTGGGGGCGTCGAACGTCCCGTCCTTCTCCCAGGTGTCCTGCCAACGGGCCTCGATGTCGGCGGCCAGGCTCGCGGTGTACCGGAACGGCTCGGTGGCCGCCGCGGTGGCGGCGGGGGTCGTCTCGCTCATGATCCTTCAGGCTCCATCGTGTCAGATCGCGAATCGTCAGCGGGGTTGCCGGGCGCGGCGTGCAAGGCCCGGAGAAACAAAAAAGCCCCTCGACAGGAGGGGACGCCACGCTGACTCCGGCATGGCCCGCTGGGGTCGGCCGGTCCTGGTCAGCGCGGCCGGCTAAGGAGCAGGCGCACGGTTCGCATGGCAGCAGGGTACCGCAGCCGTGCTCGGGGCGTGGCGAGCGGCCCGAGCACCGGCCGGGCACGCACCCAGGCACAGGCGGGCACGAACCCAGGCGCGGACCCAGGCTCGGGGCACCGGCCAGGTCAGTCGGCGACCCGGGACGCCACGTCGAATTCCCGCAGCAGCCGGGCGACCACGTGCGACTGCATGCCGGCGGCGAGGCGGCGGGCCCGGTCGGCGGCCTCGACCGCGCGGGCCGCGTCGCCGGTGCGGCGCCAGGAGTCGGCCAGCCGGATCAGCAGCAGGGCGCGGGCCCGGGCACCAGGCGCGCCGCCCACCGCCTCGGTCAACATCGGCCGGGCCGCCTCGTGCTCGTCCAGGAACAGGTACGCGCCGCCGACCAGGCCGAGCAGTTCGGCCCGCCGCCGACCGCCCTGCCGCCCGAGCAGCGCGAGGGCCCGCTCGGCGGCGGCCTCGGCGCCCGCCCGCTGCCCGGCGCGAGCCCGGGTCAGCGCCAGCCTGCCCAGCTGGCGGGCCTGCTGATGCGGCGTCAGCTCCCCGGCGACCGCGGCCAGCGCCCGCTCGAGCAGCGCGGCCGGGTCCAACCCGCGCCCGGCGCCCTGGTAGCTGACCTGCACCGCGAGGCCGCCGACCACGCTCATCGCCAGCCTCGGCTCGCCGGCCGCGTGGGCGGCCCGCAGCGCCGCCACGTAGCAGCGCTGCGCGGCCGCCTCCTGCCCGAGGTCGGCGGCGGCCCAGCCGACCAGCCGGGCCAGGCGCCCGGCCACCCCGTAGAGCGCACGGCCGAGCGCCTGGTCCTGGGCGTAGCCCCCCAGCTCCAGGAGCTTGCCCGCCATCGACAACTCGGCCCTGGCCGGGTCGAGCACCAGGCCGCCGCCGCAGGCCTGGGCCAGCCGGCGCTTGCCGTGGTAACCGAGGCGGAGGTCGGTCAGCTGTCCGGGCGTCACCCGCAGCGCGCCCTCGCCACCGGTGAGCGGCGGCGGCAGCGCGGCCCAGTGCTCGACCGCCGCGGCCAGTTCCTCGCCGCGGAACAGGTCGGTCAACCGCACCGGGGCGTCCTGCGCGCCCGCCTCGCGCAGCGCCGTCTGCGCGGTGTCGGTGGTCCACGGGTCGGTCAGCAGCCGGGCGGAGAGCACCTTGGCGCCACGGCTGCTGCCCATCCGCCCCCAGAGCTGGCCGTAGGTGACCGCGATCCCCACGGCACGGCTGAGCACCTCGCAGACCACCTGGTCGTGCGGCGCCCTCGGCACCATGCCGCGGTCGCGCCACTTGTACGGGGCGGTCTGGCTGATCGACAGCCCGGCGGGCAGCACCTGGTTGACCTCGCGCGCCAACCGCTCGGGGCTCCAGGAGAGCTGATGCAGTATCCGGGCGAGCTCTTCGTTGCGCCTGCGGGCGAGATCGGCCATGGGCCGACGGTAGCTGGCTCGGGCCCACGCCCGAGGGCCATCGGGGATACCTCACGCTCCGTATCCGACAGGGCCGAACGGTCCAGTGCTTTCACCAGCTCAGGGCCCACGGAGGCGACAGGCGTAACCGGATCCGGTCACCCGGCGTAGGACACCCGGAATCCTCCACCCTCGAGAAACGGTGATCCTCTTGCCGCAGACCGCCCTGCTCCCCCGCCCCGGCCTCGCCACCACCGCCCCGCCCCGGTCAGCTCGGCGGATCGGCCGGCGGATCGGCCGCCGCCGGGGCCTGGTGGCCGCCGCCGTGGTCCTCAACCAGCTGGCCTACGGGTCGGTCTACTCCTGGAGCATCCTGTCGGCCGGGCTCCAGGCCCGGAGCAACGGCTTCGCCCTCGGCCGCGACGAGGCCGGGCTGCCGTTCGCCACCGCGCACGCGCTGGTCTTCCTCGGCACCGTGCTCGGCGGGACGCTGATGAGCCGACGGCCGCCGCGCGGGATCGCGCTGCTGGCCGGGGTGCTCTACGCGGGCGGCCTCCTGCTGGCCGGCTGCGCCCACGGACGGGCGGACTTCTGGCTGGTGCTGCTGGGCTACGGCGTGGTGAGCGGGGTGGGTCTCGGGCTCGGCTACATCGTGCCGACCACGCTGCTGCAGCGCTGGTTCCCCCGGCACCGGGCGCTGGCCGCCGCGATCGCCACCGGCGGCTTCGGGCTCGGCTCGGTGCTCAGCGCGCCGCTCACCCGGCTGCTGGTCGCGCACTTCGCGGCGAACCCGGTGCGCGCGCTGCTGGTGCTCGGCGGGCTCTTCCTGGTGACCACGCTCACCGGCGCCGCCTTCTTCCGGAACCCGCCGCACACCCAGTCGGTGCCCGCCCAGCGCGGCCAGGGCGGCCCGGACGGCGCCAGGGGCTACCGCCCGGCCCAGGCGCTGCGCACCCGGCAGTGGTACCTGCTGACCCTGATCCTCTTCTTCAACACGGCGGCCGGGATCAGCATGCTCTCGGTCATCGCCCCGGCGGCCGGCAGCCTGACCGGCCTGAGCCCCACCGCGGCCGCCGCGCTGACCGGCGCGCTGGGCGTCTTCAACACCGTGGGCCGGCCGCTCTGGGGCTGGCTCTCGGGCCGCACCGGGCTGCTGAACGCGTTCGTACTGATGCTCACCTCGCAGGGCCTGTGCCTGGTCGCGCTCTCCCAGGTGGCCTCCCCCGAGCTGTTCTTCCCGCTCGCGGCGCTGGTCTGCCTCTCCTTCGGCGGCGGCTTCGCCACCATGCCGGCCGTCGCCTCCGACTTCTTCGGGCTGGCGCACGCGGGCGGGGTGTACGGGCTGATGCTGATCGGCTGGAGCCTGGCGGGGATCGCCGGACCACTGCTGGTCTCCGAGCTGGCGGCGCGCTCCTCGTACGGGACGGCGTTCCTGGTGCTCGGCGCGGTGACGGTGGCGGCGGCACTGCTGCCGCGGTTGACCCGGCGGCCGGCTGCGGCCTGACCACAGCATCGACCGCGGTGGCCGAAAACGCCGCAGGGCGTCCGGGATATCCCGGACGCCCTGCGGTTTCTGTGGAGCTACGGGGAATTGAACCCCGGACCTCTTGCATGCCATGCAAGCGCTCTACCAACTGAGCTACAGCCCCATGTGCATTTTTTTGCCGCCCCCGGTCTCCCGCGGCGACATGTCTTACTTTACACGGTCGACGGGACGGTTAACGAATCCATTCCCCGCCCCCACCCCGGCGGGGCGAGGACGGGGCGGTCACGGACCCGAGCCCGGGCTACCCGAGCGCCGCCGCGCGACGCGTACGGAAGGCCAGGACCGCCGCCAGCGCCGCGGCGACCAGCATCGCGCACGTCGTCGCGGCCAGCGCGTGGCCCGAGGTCGCGGCCGGGGCCGGGTAGTTCACCGAGCTGAGGAAGATGGTGCCGAGCAGCGCCACCCCGACCACGGAACCCAGCTGGATCATGGTGACCATCACCCCGCTGGCGTCCGCCGCGTCCGCGACCTCGACCCGGTGCAACGCCCGGGCGAAGAGCGGGCTGTACGAGGCGCCGGAGGACACGCCGATCACCAGCAGCAGCAGTTCGGCGCCGATCCCGAGATGGCCGCCCGAGCGCAGCAGCTGACCGAGCGCCAGATCGCTCCCCGCGAGCCCCAGCAGCGCCAGCACCGGCAGCGGCAGGTGCAGCCGCGCGGGCAGCCGCTGCCAGTTCAGGCCGGCCAGCCCGAAGCCGACCGCCAGCGGGACGAAGGCCAGGCCGGCGTCGAGCGGACTGAGGCCCAGCCCGGCCTGCAGGTGCAGGGCGAAGGCGAACAGGAAGCCGGCGAAGTTGAACATGATCAGGAAGATCGCCACCGCGGCCGGCAGCAGGCCCGGCGCCCGCAGCACCCGGCCGTGGATCAGCGGCTGGCCGCCGCGCGCCGCGATCCGGCGCTCGACCACCACGAAGAGGGCGAAGGCCAGCGCCGAGCCGGCCAGCATCAGCCAGCCCCAGAACGGCCAGTTCAGCTCGTGGCCGAGCACCAGCGGCACCACCAGCAGCCCGATCGCCAGCGCCAGCACCAGCAGGCCCACCAGGTCGAAGCGGCGCCCCCGGTCCACCGGCAGCTCGGGCAGCAGCCGCTGTCCGGCGACCAGCAGCACCAGCCCGATCGGCACGTTGACCAGGAAGACCGGACGCCAGCCCGAACCGAACAGGTCGGCGCTCACCAGCAACCCGCCCAGCACCTGCCCGACCACGTTGGCGCCGGCCAGCACCGCCGTGTAGATGCCCAGCGCCCGGGCCCGGGCCGGGCCGCTGAAGGTCTTCTGGATCAGGCTCATCACCTGAGGCACCATCAGCGCGGCTCCGGCGCCCTGGAGCAGTCGGAAGGCGATCAGGCTGCCGGTGTCCTGGGCCAGACCGCAGAGCAGCGAGGCGGTGGTGAAGCCGACCAGACCGCTCTGGAAGAGCAGCCGGTGCCCGAACCGGGCACCCAGCCGGGCCCCGGTGATCAGCAGCACCGCGTAGGCGATGGTGTAGCCGGCGATCACCAGTTGCAGGGCGGCGCCGGAGGCGTGCAGGTCGGTGCGCATGGTCGGCACCGCGACGTTGACGATCGCCACGTCGAGCACCGCCATGAACTGACCGGTGAGGATGAGCCCGAGCAGCAGGCCGGAGCGGCGGCGGCCGGCGGGTCCGGCGTCAGCGGCAACGGCGTCGGATGGGAGGGCGGCGGGTGTGGCGGTGCGAGCGGTCCGAGATGACCCGGCGATCTGAAGGTCCGTCATGGGAGCATCCTGCGGGAGTCCCGATACTGGTGGTTAGAGCCTGCTGATCCTGGTACCGGCACTACCTCCCTAACCGCGCGGGACCGAGCCAGAATAGGGGAATGACCGTGCTGGACACCCCTCCCGAGGCCCCCACCGACGCTGCCCGGCCGGGCCGGGCGCGGGCTCGGCGGACCGAGCTCGCGGCCTTCCTGAAGGCCTGCCGGGCCCGGGTCACCCCCGAGGACGTCGGCCTGCCGCCGGGCCTGCGCCGCCGCACCCCGGGCCTGCGCCGCGAGGAGGTGGCGCAGCTCGCCGGGGTCGGGGTCACCTGGTACACCTGGCTCGAACAGGGCCGGCCGATCAACGCCAGCGAGCAGGTGATGTCGGCCGTCGCCCGGGCACTGCTGCTCGACGCGGTGGCGCGCGCACACCTGTTCCGGCTGGCCGGCCTGTCCGCCGGCGAGCTGGGCGCCTCGGTCTGTCCGGCCGTCGACCCCACGATGCAGGCGATCCTGGACGGCCTGAGCCCGATGCCGGCCGCGATCTGCAACCGCCGCTACGACGTGCTCGCCTT contains:
- a CDS encoding MFS transporter, with the protein product MPQTALLPRPGLATTAPPRSARRIGRRIGRRRGLVAAAVVLNQLAYGSVYSWSILSAGLQARSNGFALGRDEAGLPFATAHALVFLGTVLGGTLMSRRPPRGIALLAGVLYAGGLLLAGCAHGRADFWLVLLGYGVVSGVGLGLGYIVPTTLLQRWFPRHRALAAAIATGGFGLGSVLSAPLTRLLVAHFAANPVRALLVLGGLFLVTTLTGAAFFRNPPHTQSVPAQRGQGGPDGARGYRPAQALRTRQWYLLTLILFFNTAAGISMLSVIAPAAGSLTGLSPTAAAALTGALGVFNTVGRPLWGWLSGRTGLLNAFVLMLTSQGLCLVALSQVASPELFFPLAALVCLSFGGGFATMPAVASDFFGLAHAGGVYGLMLIGWSLAGIAGPLLVSELAARSSYGTAFLVLGAVTVAAALLPRLTRRPAAA
- a CDS encoding MFS transporter; its protein translation is MTDLQIAGSSRTARTATPAALPSDAVAADAGPAGRRRSGLLLGLILTGQFMAVLDVAIVNVAVPTMRTDLHASGAALQLVIAGYTIAYAVLLITGARLGARFGHRLLFQSGLVGFTTASLLCGLAQDTGSLIAFRLLQGAGAALMVPQVMSLIQKTFSGPARARALGIYTAVLAGANVVGQVLGGLLVSADLFGSGWRPVFLVNVPIGLVLLVAGQRLLPELPVDRGRRFDLVGLLVLALAIGLLVVPLVLGHELNWPFWGWLMLAGSALAFALFVVVERRIAARGGQPLIHGRVLRAPGLLPAAVAIFLIMFNFAGFLFAFALHLQAGLGLSPLDAGLAFVPLAVGFGLAGLNWQRLPARLHLPLPVLALLGLAGSDLALGQLLRSGGHLGIGAELLLLVIGVSSGASYSPLFARALHRVEVADAADASGVMVTMIQLGSVVGVALLGTIFLSSVNYPAPAATSGHALAATTCAMLVAAALAAVLAFRTRRAAALG